From Streptomyces sp. GSL17-111, one genomic window encodes:
- a CDS encoding glycosyltransferase, which translates to MTASTPASRAAGAAPRPLTAGRRNPTGKRRIAFASYVDENYLPGFLALLRSLALSNPGVCEDFVVLYDDLRPSSVAAIRRLHPRVVLRRVDDAHYDDFVKGDPENYLIRKAYFILDVFRIRDYDTVITLDTDMVVLGDIGELLTLREGLAAVPQFFHGQHKLNSGLLVIQREYLTDAFCARLDEVGRSGSYELDKHDQGILNAVLDGDFVRLDPRYNFVKRRLTGDQPVPDDVAVLHFTGRHKPWNGGESGYTLAEEVWQRHALSDAALAAQYLALPGAKHPDLLLHFGRRVVERTGDPAVARQVASACLATGRYQEAVDVLTSVTLPARSAWAHEVLGTALMALSRYEEAEAHLLLATADPKGAAKAYGRLAQLAWTLNDDAAAHRHAAAGLAVEPVNRMCRILHRRTRPDVRPGSDVAPAGQLTHVAFYMDRQGNAGDKLLPESVRLCFGADTGEERWHSQHAHRLFDESALERANASRGVVVGGGGLFIPDTAPNGNSAWQWNVPDAHLERLTVPLAVFAVGYNAFDGQSYSRTRFTESLRLLVSRADFFGLRNSGSVEKVRDLLPAELRDRVGYQPCPTTVTRHLVPGWQDPAERADTVLLNAAYDRAGLRFGHDYEHFLAETAKAVRAIGEHAEVRCVAHALEDERIAFDLRRAHGISLPVVPMYDWDCDAIRAEYARTKLVIGMRGHAGMIPFGCGTPVISLISHPKMAYFLADIERPEWGVSVHERDLGALLTERAVGILDDHAAVVADVHGRQELLWRTTQDNMAAVRKAFGETAA; encoded by the coding sequence ATGACCGCGTCCACCCCCGCGTCCCGCGCGGCCGGCGCCGCCCCCCGCCCCCTGACCGCAGGGCGCCGCAACCCGACCGGCAAGCGCCGTATCGCCTTCGCCTCCTACGTCGACGAGAACTACCTGCCCGGGTTCCTCGCCCTGCTGCGCAGCCTGGCCCTGTCCAACCCGGGCGTGTGCGAGGACTTCGTCGTCCTCTACGACGACCTGCGGCCGTCCTCCGTCGCGGCGATCCGCCGCCTCCACCCGCGCGTCGTCCTACGCCGCGTGGACGACGCCCACTACGACGACTTCGTCAAGGGCGACCCGGAGAACTACCTGATCCGCAAGGCGTACTTCATCCTCGACGTCTTCCGCATCCGTGACTACGACACCGTCATCACCCTCGACACCGACATGGTGGTCCTCGGCGACATCGGTGAACTCCTCACGCTGCGCGAGGGACTGGCCGCCGTGCCGCAGTTCTTCCACGGGCAGCACAAGCTCAACAGCGGCCTGCTGGTCATCCAGCGCGAGTACCTCACCGACGCCTTCTGCGCCCGCCTCGACGAGGTCGGCCGCAGCGGCTCCTACGAGCTGGACAAGCACGACCAGGGCATCCTGAACGCCGTCCTCGACGGCGACTTCGTCCGCCTCGACCCGCGCTACAACTTCGTCAAGCGCCGGCTGACCGGCGACCAGCCCGTCCCCGACGACGTGGCCGTCCTGCACTTCACCGGCCGCCACAAGCCGTGGAACGGCGGCGAGAGCGGCTACACGCTCGCCGAGGAGGTCTGGCAGCGCCACGCCCTCAGCGACGCGGCCCTGGCCGCCCAGTACCTGGCCCTGCCCGGCGCCAAGCACCCCGACCTGCTGCTGCACTTCGGCCGCCGCGTCGTGGAGCGCACCGGCGACCCCGCCGTCGCGCGCCAGGTCGCCTCGGCCTGCCTGGCCACCGGCCGCTACCAGGAGGCCGTCGACGTCCTCACCTCCGTGACGCTGCCCGCCCGCAGCGCCTGGGCGCACGAGGTGCTGGGCACCGCGCTCATGGCCCTCTCCCGGTACGAGGAGGCGGAGGCCCACCTCCTGCTGGCCACCGCCGACCCCAAAGGCGCGGCCAAGGCCTACGGCCGCCTCGCCCAGCTCGCCTGGACGCTGAACGACGACGCCGCCGCCCACCGGCACGCCGCCGCGGGCCTCGCCGTCGAGCCGGTCAACCGCATGTGCCGCATCCTGCACCGGCGCACCCGGCCCGACGTCCGGCCCGGTTCGGACGTCGCCCCGGCCGGGCAGCTCACGCACGTCGCGTTCTACATGGACCGGCAGGGCAACGCGGGCGACAAGCTGCTCCCCGAGTCCGTGCGGCTGTGCTTCGGCGCCGACACCGGCGAGGAGCGCTGGCACTCCCAGCACGCCCACCGGCTCTTCGACGAGTCGGCCCTGGAGCGGGCCAACGCGAGCCGGGGCGTGGTCGTCGGCGGCGGCGGGCTCTTCATCCCCGACACCGCTCCGAACGGCAACAGCGCCTGGCAGTGGAACGTCCCCGACGCGCACCTGGAACGCCTCACGGTGCCGCTCGCCGTCTTCGCCGTGGGCTACAACGCGTTCGACGGGCAGTCCTACAGCCGCACCCGGTTCACCGAGTCCCTGCGGCTGCTGGTCTCCCGGGCCGACTTCTTCGGGCTGCGCAACAGCGGTTCGGTGGAGAAGGTCCGCGACCTGCTCCCCGCCGAGCTGCGTGACCGCGTCGGGTACCAGCCGTGCCCGACGACGGTCACCCGCCACCTCGTACCCGGCTGGCAGGACCCGGCCGAGCGCGCGGACACCGTCCTCCTCAACGCCGCCTACGACCGCGCCGGGCTGCGCTTCGGGCACGACTACGAGCACTTCCTCGCCGAGACGGCGAAGGCCGTCCGCGCGATCGGGGAGCACGCGGAGGTGCGGTGCGTGGCCCACGCGCTGGAGGACGAGCGCATCGCGTTCGACCTGCGGCGCGCCCACGGCATCTCGCTCCCCGTCGTCCCGATGTACGACTGGGACTGCGACGCGATCCGCGCCGAGTACGCCCGCACCAAGCTCGTCATCGGCATGCGCGGACACGCGGGCATGATCCCGTTCGGCTGCGGCACGCCCGTCATCAGCCTCATCTCGCACCCGAAGATGGCCTACTTCCTGGCCGACATCGAGCGCCCGGAGTGGGGCGTGTCCGTGCACGAGCGGGACCTCGGCGCCCTGCTGACCGAACGGGCCGTCGGCATCCTCGACGACCACGCGGCCGTCGTCGCCGACGTCCACGGGCGCCAGGAGCTCCTGTGGCGCACCACGCAGGACAACATGGCGGCCGTCCGCAAGGCGTTCGGGGAGACGGCCGCATAG
- a CDS encoding acyltransferase, producing MASRSLTARPDDAAPAAEASEVEHAPPAAPTTAREHRFDVDVLRLLASCTVMLGHVAATFIHVVDNDRANGAGAYWTGHFFEAVNSFAVPVFFAIAGWGVLVGATPRSEGRMWTRIVRTGVPLFVWTGVYLVWAWARDRNDDPVVDLAVDSLFASVQPAYHLWFLYAYLPVVAVLAFAVLLKDGQRPWGLGVALLAVAVGPSTLSTVGEVTGWAVPRVGWGFGTYSLVYAVAGGLLIALPGSVLRGRRWPFAVLLPLTMAGCLWYHTQIHYVIPNAHLFVGLMTACVLLLVSRRPVPERLRVPLRRLADAAMGAYMVHVLFVEELVRPLVSADLGGAVAVGTLLGLLGAVIALSYGASLLWGRLGLRRLLG from the coding sequence ATGGCTTCCAGATCCCTCACCGCCCGCCCGGACGACGCCGCCCCGGCGGCCGAAGCAAGCGAGGTCGAACACGCCCCTCCCGCCGCGCCGACGACGGCACGCGAGCACCGGTTCGACGTGGACGTGCTGCGGCTGCTGGCGTCGTGCACGGTGATGCTGGGGCACGTCGCCGCGACCTTCATCCACGTGGTGGACAACGACCGGGCGAACGGCGCGGGCGCCTACTGGACGGGCCACTTCTTCGAGGCCGTCAACTCCTTCGCCGTCCCGGTGTTCTTCGCCATCGCGGGATGGGGCGTCCTGGTCGGCGCGACGCCCCGGAGCGAGGGGCGGATGTGGACGCGCATCGTCCGCACCGGCGTGCCGTTGTTCGTCTGGACGGGCGTCTACCTGGTGTGGGCGTGGGCGCGGGACCGCAACGACGACCCGGTGGTCGATCTGGCGGTGGACTCGCTCTTCGCCTCCGTGCAGCCCGCCTACCACCTGTGGTTCCTCTACGCCTACCTGCCGGTCGTCGCCGTGCTGGCCTTCGCCGTGCTGCTCAAGGACGGGCAGCGGCCCTGGGGGCTCGGGGTCGCGCTGCTGGCGGTGGCGGTGGGGCCGAGCACGCTGTCCACGGTCGGGGAGGTCACCGGCTGGGCGGTGCCGCGCGTCGGCTGGGGGTTCGGCACGTACTCGCTGGTGTACGCCGTCGCGGGCGGTCTGCTGATCGCGCTCCCCGGATCCGTCCTGCGCGGCAGGCGGTGGCCCTTCGCGGTGCTGCTGCCGCTGACGATGGCGGGCTGCCTCTGGTACCACACGCAGATCCACTACGTGATCCCCAACGCGCACCTCTTCGTCGGGCTGATGACGGCGTGCGTGCTGCTGCTCGTCAGCCGCAGGCCGGTGCCGGAGCGGCTGCGGGTGCCGCTGCGGCGGCTGGCGGACGCGGCGATGGGGGCGTACATGGTGCACGTGCTGTTCGTGGAGGAGCTGGTGCGTCCGCTGGTGTCTGCGGACCTGGGCGGCGCGGTCGCCGTCGGCACGCTGCTGGGGCTGCTGGGTGCGGTGATCGCCCTGTCCTACGGCGCCAGCCTGCTGTGGGGACGGCTGGGCCTGCGGCGGCTGCTGGGCTGA